The DNA segment GTCTTTCTTTGAATGCCCGCCTTTAACGACCACCGCCCTGCACCCCATTTCTAATAACCTGCGGCACGCTTTTTCCATATCATCATGAGAACTGATTTTTTCTCCGGTCAGAACTTCTGCTTCCGGTATATTGGGTGTCACCACCTGCGCCATAGGGATGAGTTTATGAATAAGCGCGTGTACAGCGTTATCTTGTAATAACTTGTTTCCGCTTTTCGCAACCATCACGGGATCAACGACCAGTTTTCTTGCGTTGAACTTTGTTAATCCACGAGAAACAACGTCAATGATCTCAGCGGTGGACAGCATACCTGTTTTTATGGCATGGGCGCCGATATCGCTCATAACGGCGTCAATCTGTTTTTCTATGATTGATAATTCGATATCTTGAATACCTGTGACGGCAACGGTATTTTGAGCGGTGATGCTCGTGACGACCGACGTTCCGTAAACGCCAAGCGCCGAAAATGTTTTTAAATCAGCCTGAATGCCTGCCCCACCGCCTGAATCCGATCCTGCAATGGTAAGAGCCTTCGCTGTTTTCATATCGAATAATCTTGAGTATTAATAATATATGTCGAGAGAAGCGATGCGCGCCGAAACTTCACAACACGGCTGAAGCAAAAATCGATGAAGATTGTTAAAGGCGGATGTATATAGAAATCTATTTTCTACAATCGTATTCTTTACCGTCATAGGTAAACGTATCAAGCTGATAGTCTTTTAATTCACGTTTTGCATATTCCTGAGCCATACCGGACTTAATAAAGAAATCAACTATATCCTTATCAATATGGTTATCTTTGACCATGAACAATAAGATTTTGATACACTCGGAAATTTTCTTGCCGGGTTTATAAGGACGATCCGCAGCGGTCAGCGCTTCAAAAATATCTGCCACAGCCATGATACGCGCCGGTGTCGATAATTGTTCCGCTTTAAGTCCATTCGGGTAACCCGTACCGTCAAGCTTCTCGTGGTGTCCGCCCGCCCATTCTGTCACGCGGCTCAACTTCTTCGGCCATGGAAGTTTCTGAAGCATCTTGATCGTAAGCACAACGTGGTTCTGAATGACAATCCGTTCGTCGTCGGTCAAGGTACCGCGTTTGATCGAAAGATTATGTACTTCATTTTCTGTCAGTAACGGCAGTTCGTTGCCTTCCATTTTGATCTTTTGTTCCGCAATTTTCATGAGGCGGTCAATCTTGCCTTGCTCCATAAACTCGCCGCCGATGTTTGAAACCTTGATAAAGGACGCGTCGTCATCAACCTGCTTTAGACGGTCAGCAAATTCTTTTTCCAGTTGAGCAATTTTTGCTTTCTTGTCTTTTGCGCGTGATGATGACAGTTTTTGTATTTGCTTCAGGTGCTCAAGTTCTAATTCACGTTTGAAAATTTCAAATTTCGCGAGAACAGTGTTGATGCGGTCATATATCGTTTCGAGCTTCGTGGCTTTGTCAACCACGTATTCCGGCGTCGTGATCTTTCCGATATCGTGCATCCACCCTGCGATCCGGAGTTCATTGTGCTCGTCTTCGTTCATAACGAAGGGTTGCCATTTTTCTTCATTAGAATTACTTAGACCGCGCGCAATTTCCTGCGTGAGTTCCGCAACACGGCGGATATGGCCGCCGGTATAGGGTGACTTTTCGTCGATTGCGCTCGCGATAACTTGTATGAAGGAATCTAAGAGGGCGCTCAAGTCATGAATGAGCTGCGTATTGGTGATGGCCACCGCTGCCTGTGAAGCCAGAGATTCTATCAACTCCTGATAATCGCTCGAAAATGCGATTACATTACCGCCTGTATCGGTCGCGTTCAAAAGCTGTAAAACGCCGATGATCTCATCTTCATGATTACGCATTGCAACCACCATCATGGATTTCGATCGGTAACCGGTGTTTTTATCAAAAGCTTTTGTTCCCTGAAAATCAAAACCCTCCACTTCATAGACATCCGCAATATTAACGGTCTTTCCGCTCAAAGCGACATGCGCGGAAACTTGCTGTTCGTTGCGTGAACCGTCGTCCTTAAAAAGTTTAACGGGCGGAAATGGAATTGCTTTTCCGCTGGTACCGCCCATTTTGAAATTGAGTGAACGGGTTTGTAATATTTTAAACGCGATGCCTTTTTCGTCATGTGTTTTGATATAGAGAGTTCCTCCGTCCGCATTAGTAAAATTCATGGCTTCCACAACGATCATTTCCAAAAGGGCATCCAGGTTTCTTTCTGCGGAAAGCGCGGATCCGATCCGTGTAAGTTTTTTCTTCAGGCCAACTTGCTGTTCGGTGAAGGACTTGACGGCATCAACGACGGTATCGAGTGTATCCCCGCTCAGGCCTTCGGAAGTATAATGGCCGCGGCGTAACTTATCCACTACGTCGTTCAATAATTTATTGACCGCGTCTTGTTCCGAGTATTTTAGTAACTCTTGGAGTTCAGAACTCATACCACAACCTTTTGTTTTGAAAAAAACAGATAAAAAATTTATTTTGACATAATCTTTTTTGATGCAGTGAATGCGGCTGCGGCCAGAACGCATTTGATAAAATCACCGGCGATGAAAGGAATAAAACCTAACTTAAATGCCTCCGTAAGATTACCGCCGATAAGAATATTCAATTGCAATGATCCTATAAGTAAAATCGGAAGACTACCGATGATGCAGGCGCCTAAATTCCAGTAGAAACTCTTCTCACGCGAGACGAGCAATCCGGTAAGAAATGCGGCGACCGGGAAGCCCAGAAGATATCCTCCGGAGGGTCCGAGGAGTTGTATGAAGCTGCTTGCGCCGCCGGCAAATACAGGTAATCCGCATATACCGTAAAATAAATACATGATCTGTGATAAAGCGCCGCGTTTCGCACCGAGCGATGCGCCTGCTAAAATGACAAATACCGTCTGCAATGTAATGGGAACCGGGGTAAACGGAAGCGGAATTTCTATCCATGCGCCGGCTGCCGTTAATAGCGAGAAAATCGTCACGGCGATAAATTGTTTCAATAATGAATCATCAATACTCATAGCGCGAATTTTCGGTGCGTTCATAATAATTCTCCTGAAGTTGAGCTGGTGTGCTCGAGAAAAGAAAATAGAAAGTGAAAAACCCAGCTAAATTATGTTAAAATTCTCAAAAAATGCAAGTTTTTTTTAACTTCAAATCATGTCGCGCTGTCGATATCGCTTTGAAAATCTTCTTCAACTTTATTTTCGTCAACCGTTGAAACGGTGCTGTTCGTGTACCTCACCACGCGTCTTTCCCTAATTACCACCACTTTGATCTGACCTGGATACTGCATTTCGTTCTGTATTTTCGTCGCCACTTCGGAACTGAGCATCGCGGCATGGGCGTCGTCAATTTTATCCGCTTCGACTACAATGCGAATCTCACGTCCGGCGTAAATAGCATATACTTTTGAAACGCCTTCGAATTGCGTCGCAATTTGTTCCAGTTTCTCAATTCGCGCACCATATGCTTCGAGCGGTTCACGCCGCGCCCCTGGCCTCGATCCGCTGATAATGTCGGCTGCCGTTACGAGCTGTGATATCGGATGAATGGGTTCCGCTTCATCGTGATGCGCCAAAACTGAATTGATCACGACTTCATGTTCCTTACAACGCGTCGTCACATCCACGCCGATCGAGACGTGGCTACCTTCGGTTTCGTTACTTACTGCCTTACCAATATCGTGAAAAAGTCCCGCCCGGCGGGCCAGTTGCACGTCATATCCGAGTTCCGCCGCCATCGTTCCGGCCAAAAGAGCTACTTCTTTGGAATGCTGTAATACGTTTTGCCCGTAACTTGTTCGGTATTTTAATCGACCTAACAAACCTTTTATTTCTGGCGCTACATTTTTGATGTTCAACGAGTTAAGGATTTCATCCGAAGCTTTAGCCATGGTATTTTCAACTTGTTTTTGCGCTTTTTCTATGATGCCCTCGATCTGTTCCGGCTGAATATTCGGATTTTCAACCATTCGCGTCATGGCAATACGCGCGATCTCTCGCTTGACCGGATCAAAACCGGACAGCAAAACAACTTCCGGCGTATCATCTATGATTACTTTAATTCCCGTCGCTTGTTCAAATGCCCTGATATTCCGACCTTCACGCCCTATGATCGCACCCTTGATGCGCTCATTGGGAAGATCCACGGTAGTCAACGTACTTTCTGCAGTGTGATCTGACGCAAGTCGTTGTATGGCATCGGACAGAATCCACTTCGCTTCGTGTGTGGCTTTTTGCTGGGATTCCGTTTTGATCTGCAGCATCAATTCAGCGGCTTCTTTTTGAGCGCGTTTGGAAACCGTCTCGAGAAACTGTTTTTTTGCTTCTTCCTGAGAAAGTCCTGTAACTTTTTCAAGTTTTTCAGTCTGCTGCTGCGCTAATTGGTCAATTTGCTGTAATCGGGTATTGATCTGTTCCTGCTGCAACGCCAGAGCCCTTTCAGTTAGAACGTTTTTTTGTTCTTTTTCTAAATGCGAATTCATTTTTTGGCGCAGGTCACGCTCACGATTGCTCAGA comes from the bacterium genome and includes:
- a CDS encoding HD domain-containing protein; this encodes MSSELQELLKYSEQDAVNKLLNDVVDKLRRGHYTSEGLSGDTLDTVVDAVKSFTEQQVGLKKKLTRIGSALSAERNLDALLEMIVVEAMNFTNADGGTLYIKTHDEKGIAFKILQTRSLNFKMGGTSGKAIPFPPVKLFKDDGSRNEQQVSAHVALSGKTVNIADVYEVEGFDFQGTKAFDKNTGYRSKSMMVVAMRNHEDEIIGVLQLLNATDTGGNVIAFSSDYQELIESLASQAAVAITNTQLIHDLSALLDSFIQVIASAIDEKSPYTGGHIRRVAELTQEIARGLSNSNEEKWQPFVMNEDEHNELRIAGWMHDIGKITTPEYVVDKATKLETIYDRINTVLAKFEIFKRELELEHLKQIQKLSSSRAKDKKAKIAQLEKEFADRLKQVDDDASFIKVSNIGGEFMEQGKIDRLMKIAEQKIKMEGNELPLLTENEVHNLSIKRGTLTDDERIVIQNHVVLTIKMLQKLPWPKKLSRVTEWAGGHHEKLDGTGYPNGLKAEQLSTPARIMAVADIFEALTAADRPYKPGKKISECIKILLFMVKDNHIDKDIVDFFIKSGMAQEYAKRELKDYQLDTFTYDGKEYDCRK
- a CDS encoding biotin transporter BioY, which encodes MNAPKIRAMSIDDSLLKQFIAVTIFSLLTAAGAWIEIPLPFTPVPITLQTVFVILAGASLGAKRGALSQIMYLFYGICGLPVFAGGASSFIQLLGPSGGYLLGFPVAAFLTGLLVSREKSFYWNLGACIIGSLPILLIGSLQLNILIGGNLTEAFKLGFIPFIAGDFIKCVLAAAAFTASKKIMSK
- the rny gene encoding ribonuclease Y; its protein translation is MESIGIIIMILTGVVMFITGWILAKFAGRNKVSEIKKIAENTLREAHREADAIKKDAQVKAKERMHQIKMKISGEFDEREKRLKQYEGRLSNRERDLRQKMNSHLEKEQKNVLTERALALQQEQINTRLQQIDQLAQQQTEKLEKVTGLSQEEAKKQFLETVSKRAQKEAAELMLQIKTESQQKATHEAKWILSDAIQRLASDHTAESTLTTVDLPNERIKGAIIGREGRNIRAFEQATGIKVIIDDTPEVVLLSGFDPVKREIARIAMTRMVENPNIQPEQIEGIIEKAQKQVENTMAKASDEILNSLNIKNVAPEIKGLLGRLKYRTSYGQNVLQHSKEVALLAGTMAAELGYDVQLARRAGLFHDIGKAVSNETEGSHVSIGVDVTTRCKEHEVVINSVLAHHDEAEPIHPISQLVTAADIISGSRPGARREPLEAYGARIEKLEQIATQFEGVSKVYAIYAGREIRIVVEADKIDDAHAAMLSSEVATKIQNEMQYPGQIKVVVIRERRVVRYTNSTVSTVDENKVEEDFQSDIDSAT
- the thiD gene encoding bifunctional hydroxymethylpyrimidine kinase/phosphomethylpyrimidine kinase, translated to MKTAKALTIAGSDSGGGAGIQADLKTFSALGVYGTSVVTSITAQNTVAVTGIQDIELSIIEKQIDAVMSDIGAHAIKTGMLSTAEIIDVVSRGLTKFNARKLVVDPVMVAKSGNKLLQDNAVHALIHKLIPMAQVVTPNIPEAEVLTGEKISSHDDMEKACRRLLEMGCRAVVVKGGHSKKDAVDVFYDGKKIHHMFSKRYRTKNTHGTGCTFSAAIAAYLAKGYPTLEAVKFSKKYITGAIAHSYSIGKGHGPVHHFYKFY